The Streptomyces kanamyceticus DNA segment CGCGGCTCGGCGAGTTCAAGGGCTCCCGGCTCCCGCACGAATTCGCGGTCGGCGCCCTGCTGCGCCCGGAGGGCAACGTCCTCGCGGTCCGCGTCCACCAGTGGTCGTCCGGCTCGTACCTGGAGGACCAGGACCAGTGGTGGCTGCCCGGCATCTTCCGCGGGGTGACGCTGCTGCACCGCCCTGCCGGCTGCGCGGGTGACTACTTCGTACACGCCTCGTACGACCATCGCGCGGGGACCGGCACGTTGCGCGTCGACTCGGACGTCCAAGGGCGCGTCACCGTACCGGAGTTGGGCATCGAAGCCGCGACGGGCGAGACGGTCACCGTGCCGGTGCGGCCGTGGACCGCCGAGACGCCTCGGCTGTACGACGCGGTGCTCGCCACGCCCGGCGAGCGGATCCCGCTGCGCGTCGGCTTCCGCACGGTCGCCGTCGAGGACGGCGTCATCAAGGTCAACGGCCGCCGGATCCTCTTCCGGGGCGTGAACCGCCACGAGTTCCACCCGGACACGGGCCGCGCGGTGGGCATCGACACGATGCGCGCCGACCTGCTCCTGATGAAGCGTCACCACATCAACGCCGTCCGCGCCAGCCACTATCCGCCCCACCCCGCCTTCCTCGACCTCTGCGACGAGCTGGGCCTGTGGGTCGTCGACGAGTGCGACCTGGAGACGCACGGCTTCACCGTGCGGCAGTGGCGCGGCAATCCGGCCGACGACGAGCGCTGGACGCCCGCGCTCCTGGACCGCGCGTCCCGCATGGTCGAGCGCGACAAGAACCACGCCTCGGTGATCGTCTGGTCGCTCGGCAACGAATGCGGCACGGGCCGCGGCCTCACCGCCATGGCCGAGTGGATCCGCGCCCGCGACCCCGACCGCCTCATCCACTACGAGGGCGACAGGTCCTGCGCGGACACCGACCTCTACTCGCGGATGTACGCCGACCACGCCGAGGTCGAGCGGATCGGCCGCGGCACGGACGAAGGGGGACCCGACCCCCGCCGCCAACTCCCCTTCGTCCTCTGCGAGTACGCGCACGCGATGGGCAACGGCCCCGGTGGCCTGAGCGAGTACCAGCGCCTCTTCGAGACGTACGACCGTCTCCAGGGCGGCTTCGTCTGGGAGTGGATCGACCACGGGCTCACCCATCCGGCGTACGGGTACGCGTACGGCGGCGACTTCGGCGAGCGGCCCCACGACGGGAACTTCGTCTGCGACGGGCTGCTCTTCCCCGACCGCACGCCGTCCCCCGGCCTGATCGAGTACAAGAAGGTGATCGAGCCGGTCCGCATCGAGGGCGACGGCCGCGACGGCACGCTGCGGATCACCAACCTGTACGACTTCGCCGACCTCTCCCACCTCGCCTTCACCTGGTCGTACGAGGTGGCGGGCGAGAGCGTCGCCGACGGCGTGCTGCCCGTGCCCGCCACGGGACCCGGCGAGAGCGCCGAGGTGAAGCTGCCGCCCGCGCCGACGCGCGGCAAGGACGCGGAGACGCAGTGGACGGTGCGCGCGGTGCTCGCCGACGACACGGCGTGGGCACCGCGCGGCCATGTGGTGGCGTGGGCCCAACTGCCCGTGGAGACCGGCACGCCCCTCCCCGCGCCGGGCGGCACGCCCCCGGTACGGGACGGCAGCCGGATCACCCTCGGCCCCGCGGTCTTCGACGCGCGCTCCGGGACGCTGCTCTCCCTCGGCGCCCGGGAGATCACCGACCTGCGCCTCGACGTGTGGCGCGCCCCCACCGACAACGACAACGGCATGCCCTGGCGCCCCGAGCCCTCGCTCGCGACGCGCTGGCGCAGGGTCGGCCTCGACCGCATGCAACACCGCCTGGACGCGGTGGAGTTGGGGGCCGATTCGCTGACCGTACGCACCCGGGTGGCGCCCGCGGCGAGCGACCTGGCCCTGCGTACGACGTACCACTGGCAGTCCGATGGAACCCGCCTCCTCCTACAGCTCGCCGTGGCACCGGAGGGCGAATGGCCGGTCCCCCTCCCCCGGCTCGGCATCCGCTTCGGCCTCCCCGGCCCGCACGGCCGGGTCAGGTGGTTCGGCGGCGGCCCCGGCGAGGCCTACCCCGACACCCGCACTGCCGCCATGCTCGGCATCTGGGAATCGGACGTCGCCGACTTCCAAACCCCCTACGTCCGCCCCCAGGAGAACGGCGCCCGCCCCGACATCCGCTGGGCGGAACTGGGCGGCCTGCGCATCGACACCGACCACGCCCTGTGGCTCACGGCCCGCCCCTGGACCACGGAACACCTGGACGCCGCCACCCACCGCCCCGACCTCACTCCCGGCGACACGCTCTGGGTCAACCTGGACATCGCCCAGCACGGCATCGGCACGCAGTCGTGCGGCCCAGGGGTGCTGCCGCCGTACGAACTCCACGCGACGGCCGCGTCGTTGAGCTGCGTCTTCTCGCTCACGGCTCCGTGATGCCCGCCGTCACGGAACGTCCCCCAGGAGCCCGGGAAGCTCCCGCCAGTCCTCGACCGCCCCGGACACGAGAGCCTCGACCTGCTTCTCGCCCTCCACCCTGAGCACGTCCCGCAAGCACGCGCAGTCGGCCAACTCCACGCCCGTGAGCACACACACGCAGATGCCCGCCAGCTGCAACCCGCGTGCGGCGGCGGCCAGTTGCGCGTCGAAAGGCAGCGCGAGGCGGCTCGCCAGCTCACGGGCGAACGCCACCATCAGGCCGCTTCCGCCCGCCCTGTCCACCGCGCCCGCCACACCGCCGCCGATCGCGCCGTGCAGGCTCTTCCTGAGTTCCAGGATGTCCCGCGCCGCCTTCGCGAGCTCATCGCAGCCGCCGCCCCGGCGGCGGCTCTCCCGCACGAGTGCCTGCCACGTCCTGTCCGTCACATACGTGGCGGCCCTGGCGGAGATCGCGGCGACCGGGTCGTCGGCCAGCGCGTCGGCGCACCAGCGCGCGAGTTCGGTCGGCAGCCGGTCGTCCGCGCCCGCTTCGGCGGGCCGCCGCGCGCCGGGCGCCGTACTCCTTCTCGCCGCGCTCGAATCCGGGGACGACAGCGCCCAGTTGGGCCTACCGCGGTGCTGCCAGCACACCACTCCGGCCGACCGCACGCGGTGTCGGCATGCGGTGTGCTTCTTC contains these protein-coding regions:
- a CDS encoding glycoside hydrolase family 2 TIM barrel-domain containing protein, with amino-acid sequence MELPHHEDVSPGSGSLPPRAWYAASDAPSLPLDGTWRFRLSPTADTADESFAADGFDASAWAGIAVPGHWVLQGHGTPHYTNQLYPFPVDPPRVPTENPTGDHLRTFDLPADWPSGGDATLRFDGVESCARVWLNGTRLGEFKGSRLPHEFAVGALLRPEGNVLAVRVHQWSSGSYLEDQDQWWLPGIFRGVTLLHRPAGCAGDYFVHASYDHRAGTGTLRVDSDVQGRVTVPELGIEAATGETVTVPVRPWTAETPRLYDAVLATPGERIPLRVGFRTVAVEDGVIKVNGRRILFRGVNRHEFHPDTGRAVGIDTMRADLLLMKRHHINAVRASHYPPHPAFLDLCDELGLWVVDECDLETHGFTVRQWRGNPADDERWTPALLDRASRMVERDKNHASVIVWSLGNECGTGRGLTAMAEWIRARDPDRLIHYEGDRSCADTDLYSRMYADHAEVERIGRGTDEGGPDPRRQLPFVLCEYAHAMGNGPGGLSEYQRLFETYDRLQGGFVWEWIDHGLTHPAYGYAYGGDFGERPHDGNFVCDGLLFPDRTPSPGLIEYKKVIEPVRIEGDGRDGTLRITNLYDFADLSHLAFTWSYEVAGESVADGVLPVPATGPGESAEVKLPPAPTRGKDAETQWTVRAVLADDTAWAPRGHVVAWAQLPVETGTPLPAPGGTPPVRDGSRITLGPAVFDARSGTLLSLGAREITDLRLDVWRAPTDNDNGMPWRPEPSLATRWRRVGLDRMQHRLDAVELGADSLTVRTRVAPAASDLALRTTYHWQSDGTRLLLQLAVAPEGEWPVPLPRLGIRFGLPGPHGRVRWFGGGPGEAYPDTRTAAMLGIWESDVADFQTPYVRPQENGARPDIRWAELGGLRIDTDHALWLTARPWTTEHLDAATHRPDLTPGDTLWVNLDIAQHGIGTQSCGPGVLPPYELHATAASLSCVFSLTAP